CTTTTCAGCTCACTGATGAAAATGAGCAGTTAGTCAAGAAGGTGAAAAAACTACATATAAAAAATAAGGAGCTAGAAAGGAATCTGGATCAGATCCAAGAACAACTGTATCTGCAGCAGTTAATGCATGTCTGTGGCACAAGCAGAGAGTAAGACTTGTCAAATGTTTCTCTTTTGCATCAAAAAAGTGCAGCATTTCAGGACTTTTGTTTGCATGTCCTTAAGATGAGCTAGGCATTGTCTGCTCTGTGTATTTTGAGGCACCATCTGTGAACAGGATGGTGGGGTGGAAAATGCTGGGGGTCTGTAGAGGATCAAAGAACATCTGGGGCATCTTGTACAAAATTTATTGCAGTGAAAGAAACAGTTTTCATATCAAAAAGTAATACTCTGTCAAACTACAAAGGTTTTTACACTTTTTTCCACTAAAAAGTAGTAAGATAGAGATAAATTGAGCAGCATCCATGCTGCTTAAAAGATTTAGGACCTAAGGGCCTGCCAAACCAGTGGTTTGGAGAGTATTCTGCCAGGATTTACACACCAGATCACAAAAATCTTCCAAGGCTTAAGTTTTGGTGTGTTTGTGGTCCTGCCTGGAAACCTCTACCATAAAATCAAACTGAAAAGTAACTTGACCTTTTTCAGTTGCTTTGTGCAATTAAATTAAATTGGTGAAATATGATTTTATGAAGCTGTTGTGTTTGTTTCAATTAAGTGTTCAGGTTCAAACAGAAACCCATTTATGGCCTAAGGGTGGAGACAGCAAGGATCTGGTTCTAGAGAGTGACAGTGTCAGGTGAGTTCTTGGAAACTGCTTCTTCACAGAAATATTCTTCTCTGTAGTGTAGAAAATGTTCATGGTTAAGTCAGCTGATTTTTTAAAGCTGTTATGCAAGTGGCTTTCAGCCTTTGAAACAATGGAAAGcccttcacattttaaaaataattacaaaatctTGGGTTAACCTTGAAAATAGCACCTAGCAAGGAGCAGACTGGATTTCTTTCTCAAGTAATTCATTGAGAGAAAGTCAATGAGCTAGAAACCTTCTtcatgtgtctgtgtgcacacatatgatctttttttaagatttttcaaCCTAGAATTTTGTCATTTCACTTCTATTTTATAAAACCTTGCTCAGCTCATTTTATATTGCTCACTGTTTTGTGCATATAAAATTTATTGGCTGGTTTTGAAATAAGCTAAAGTAGCAGTTCTAATTTTCAGTCTAATAATTTTAGAGTTGAGCCACTACTTACTGTAGTTTGCCAATAAGTGATAGAATTTAACTCTTGTAACTGCTTTTCTGATGCAAAAGCTACAATTttgtctttaaagaaaaatgtacTGGAACATTTTAACAACTAGGCAAGCTATGTAAAACattgctccatccctctgtgaCTTGATTGTTAAATTGTACAGTTCTAGGCTGCTCACCCCTTCAAAGGCTGCTTTTTGTCCACTTACATAAATGTGGATCTTACACagatctctgctgctctttggcCAAGTGCCCTGATTTTAGTGTTTTTATGTGGCTGTACAAGacccattttcttttttttaatatgtttacAGTGTGCCAGGCTCTCTTTGCAAGCTGTGTAGTTACATAGGAAGACTGGGTGACTGGCTCTGGGCTCAAACTGAGTTCCTGGTTAGGTGCTCATGTAGGAGAAGTTCAACTTAGTCTTTGAATTGAGTGCTGTACCTGCCTTTGCTACATTGCATGTAGGTAACCTGACCTAGCTTTTTTTCCTAGCATTTGTTTGTGTGTTCTTGCACAAAGCTGTGCTGCACTATGGTATTGCTCATCGTGCTTGTGGTGTGCAGTCATGACTTATTATGAATGGCAGCTCTTACTGTAATTCctaaaaaaacagggaaaatgttTGCTCATGTCCATCAGCTGAACTGTGGGCCTTGTGTATGTTGGCTATGAAATATGGTAGGAAATTAGTACAGCAGAACACAATACAAAATAATATCAGAGGGAAAGCTAACAACCCTAATCTGTTTATTTGACATTTATTTTACCCACTCACTTTCACATAGATTTCATTCACTCATATCCTCACACCCACACACTTGGAAGCAATGAGATGTTTTGTGCAACacagagagctgggagctgcctcaTGTGTCCTTATCATGGGTTCTTGATAGGTGttggaaaaactttttaaaatcctttaGGAGTGTCCTTTTGCTATTCCTGTTGTGCTAATGGGGGGAGGAATGCTGTGTGTGGCATGCTGCaaatcactgccagcctcctgTTGCTGCTGTCTTCCCTCAAAGAGTGGTGTGCACTGAGGTTTAATCAGAGCGTGGCCATGTGTGCTGGACAAAAACAATGGGAGCCTCAGTCTGGCTGAGTAAAAAGGGTTCTTTGCCATCCATACAGACCATTCTTTTAAGTTGCTTTGCTGTTATTTTCTGGTGCTTTCTCTTTCTGTGTTGACAGTCACATCTCATTCACTGCCATCTTGAATATTTCTATTAGGagtctctgcagcacagctgccgGCCAAGTGATCTCTGTGGGTCATCTCTAGTACTTTGACCATAAATGATGCCACATTTTGTTGTCTCTCATGTTTCACAGCAGTTTATGCATTTCTGTTTTAGACTGCTTCAGATGTATAATGAGCTTCAGAAGCGTTatgttaaagaaaccaaaacaaacaaggaGCAAAGTGAAGCCATTAAAAATCTCACTGTAAGTAGAATTTGTTGGAGCTGGTATCAAACAGCCAAACATAAGCTTTTAGGAAGACTGAAAAGTAATTCTTACATTTGTGAAATGAGAccatgcttttctttttgtacTTAGTTTCCCATGACTCCAGGGATACTGGAGGGGTAGCCTGTAGTTCGCTTTAGAAGTGAACTCTGTCGTTGGTGTGTCTGTAGCACAAAGATGTCTTCCCTTGGTTTTTTCTTTACTCATCCACCTACCTCTCCTTCCAATTGTATATGCACCTTGTGACCTCTTTTGCACCAGCCCTGGTGTTTTCCTGCATGTGTCATGAGCTGATTTTTCTCAGAAGTTCAGCAGAAGGCAAACCAGATGAAGACAAAGAGTGTTCTTTTGGATAGCAAGGTctgtggccctgctgtgcaaaGAATCTGGCATCATAACTGGAGTGAAGGTGGGATTGTGTGGTCAGGAGCAGTTCTAGAAGCTTCAAGAGGATATTGCCTCTGCAGGCATGGATTGAGCATTGCAGCTCACCAGTATAATTTCTTCAtctgtgctttgcttttttttccctttcggACTCTTTGGGTGAATGTAGTTTTTAAATCAGCAATTGAAGGCTCTAGGTTTGCATTTGGGAAATGTTTCCATTGGTATTCAGTTGAACTGTGCTTTTTCTATGCAtttaaaaaagattttcttGACAGATAAAAATTAATGAGCTAGAGCATAATCTTCAAGAGCAGAGGCAAAGAATTGAGCAACTGGAATGTAAAAAGGTTTCTTGGAAAACTAGTGCTGTTTCTAGAAAACGAAGTCAAACCCCAGAGGGAGGAGTAACTTCTCACAAGGACATTTCTGCAGAGAAGGAAGCCTGTTGTGGTAGATATTTAGGTAATGGTACAGTTTATTTTGATGATGTTCCTTCCAGTATGCCTAGCAGAGAGAATGCATTTTATTTCTCCAGAAACAGCCACTCCAGGctatttcttctccttcaaCCAGcagtatttaaaatgtttttttcgtTTTTGAAAACTGGTTGTATAAAAATAGCGTTTTATAATCTAGGATTCCTCCTTGCATTTGTGATAAAATGtttgctgttttctctttttctgaaatGGATCTGTTATTGTAATCAGAGGTGGGAGTGCTGGCTGTATTTAGTGCTGGTATTTATTCTAGTAAGATGTATCTGTGCAGATCTCTTAGTAATAGTGTTTGCTGCACCAGCTTTGGTTTTCAGACACTGGGTCACAGAATAACCTGGTTTTAGCCTTAAAGTGTTGGACAAGCCTGGACAGTGCTGGTTTCAGTACGTTCTTCCTCTCATAAGTAAATCCAGAATTTAAGGTGTGATCCTCTTCCATTTCAAAGCATAGAAAAGAGATGGATGAGATCATATAATGTAGGcatatttttcaggaaatgtgTAACAGCAAGGGCTGATGTGACCCTCTCATGTGCCAGAAAAAGATAATCAAAGCATGTGATGTGTGTTTTGTGGATTGTaaaattatttgtaaaataATCCCACATCTAAGAATCTGGCAGATCCAGATTATCCAACTGGCAGATCCTGATATCTTTCACAGGGATATGCAGAGCCAGTTCTTAAGAATAAATCACTGTATGAAAAAGGTACTTAAGAAGCTGAACTATAATTTTCTAATATCACAAAAGGTAGGCAGCTCTTTAGCTGTAATATGATTCATATGAGGGGGAGGTTGACTGTAATGGTTGAACTCtacattttttcatttgaatATAGAGCTATTGTTGAAGGAGATTAAAaagctgaagaaagaaaatggaaagttGTCTGCAGAAAAGAGAGCACTAAAAAATGAATTAGCTGGATTAGACAAGGTAATTTATTTTAAGACAACTTAACAGTAGGTGATTTTGAAAAACTTAACTTTTTTGCCTGAGCTGAAACTTCTTTAGGCTGAACATATGTTGCTATCAAGTAGAATAGATAAAGAAACCAGTGTATGGCATTCTGGGGGAGATGGAAATGAGTGACTCCTTGAAACATTCATGTCCTGAAGGGCCACTCAGCTAAGGAAGACTATTTTCTCTTGAACTTAAGCATGTCAAAGTTATGCCTCTGACAGAACTCCAAGTTTAGGGAGGGCAGAGGCTTTGAATTCTTTGTTAGATCTATAGGTGTAAAAATTGTGTGAACATTTGGTAATTCTTTAAGTTATGTAACAAGATGCTGAGCTCTTACCCAACTATAGAAGACTCAGTTTAATGTAGTGACATAAGGCTTTATTTTCAGCAGCAAATTGTTTAAGCTGATTTTTCCTTGTTCCTCaagtctttttgttttgttgttgtggattttttaaaaaaataatctcttttCTTACGTTGCAGTCCTTTCTCCCAAACTAAATAACATTATGGTATTAATTGCAGGAGTAACTGTAAAAGAGGGTGGTAGTTCATTGGATATGTAACTTGCAGAGCATTAAGCAGGGTGAGTTCTAGATCCCTGTGTTTGGGAATCAGGGACAAGGTGTGGCTGAGAGCTTCATCTTGCGAGAGAGATACATAAACTTCAGGTTGTGGTCCCTTTTTAAGGTAGTTTTATGTTGCTGTGTGTTATATGTATGTAGCTGTTCTTTAAAAATGCTGGAAGGATAGGGAGGAGAATGTCAAATATAGATGGTTACACATTGTTATTTTGGTAGATAGAACATTCAAGGATTGGTGAATTGAAGTCTTGGGTGATTATATTCTTCTGTCCATTTATTTCCCAACAATTTCTGACTTACAAAGAATCAGAATGTGTCATTATTCCCTTGTCATATTGGACTGTCATTTTGTAGCTGTCTGGTAAAtccatattttttcctttttaaaactgatttttccTATTACTAGTCTGTGTTCCAGCCTCTAACATAACTTGAACTCTGCTtgtgtgttcagggcagaaattattaaattattaccTAAGGTTGTAGTTGATTGCTGTGGCTCACCATAGCTGTGTTTGCATAACTCAGCCATACACTGGAAAAATCACAGAAAGTGTCTTGGAATAACTGAACTCCTGACTAGCTCTCACTGAGAATGTCTTTGAAAAAAGAGTTTAAGgtgaatatttctgggtttttctAGGATTTTTTTGAAGAGATAGAAGATCTAAAACATGCTGTACAGGAATCTGTGAAACTCAACAATGAGTATGAAAAGTGCTTGAAACAAATCAGTGTAATGTATGGATTTCCTTTTACTGCACATTTGTAACTACTAGGTAATTTAATGCCAGGTAGAGTTTCTACATATTTTTTGTAATTACTGCAACATTTAAACCTACCATTGCTTAAGTGGTACCGTAGTTTGATAATACAGATTCCACAATGTGATCTCATTATGACAAGTGCTTGGAAATGTTGTATTTTGTGACctagattttgtttgtttgtgtatatatttaaataaagtcTGATCTGCATAAATTCAACTGAGTTTCAAACCCATCTCTTTCACACTTGCAGAATATATTCTGGTTATGGGTGTGTATGGGAATAAAATggagttgttttatttttcagattttcccAATTTATCTTTTTCTGTAAGCTACATAAAATCAAAGTGTCTGTGTAGATTTGTCAGACTGCTTGAATTTCAGCACTAAGGATATGCTAATGCAAACAGAAATTAATTATATCATTACATTATTGCAGAGGGATTTCTTAAAGGAAAAATGCTAAATCTCTGCTTGGAATTTTTCTTCAATCCCAATAATAAGTGAAAAATTGTGGATGAAGGAAGGATTTAGTGTTCAGAATTGGAAAGTGTATTCAGAGCATTTTGCATCATCAAAAGAATAATTCCTCAGAAGCTGTTTTTTGATTCAAGAGCTTGAAGAACTCTGGTATTTGAAGAGCTGAAAAGGAAAGTGGGAGTGCAGAAAGTCATAGTCCATGAGGCAGAAATGTCGTGTTGCTTCAGAGAGGGCGAGCAGGGAATGAAAAGAGACAGCTCCCAGTTACAGGTGAAGCTTGCAGAACCTTGGGGGATTTGAATCTCAGCCTGTTTGTAATGACATGCCACAAAAGTTTAACATAGTTACGTTGCAGACCTATGTTTTTCTGAAAGGTGCACATCTCTGCCTTTGTGACATTGTGGTGGTAGAGCAGTGAAAAGTGCTTAGAGTAGAAAGACTTAGCTTGCTAATAAACTAATACAGCTTCTTTAGCTTCATAAAAATACATGGACACTCCTGAGGGATAGGACTAGGATTAGGATTTCATCTTTAGGATTGAAAAATTCTTGTGTCCCCCTTGGTTTGTTAGGACAGTTTTATGCAGTTGTAATTTAATAAAGAAATTGGCCTCAAAGCGTGTATGGTGTTCAGAGTTGCACATTCACCAAGTGATAGGGTAAAGCTCCAGAACTCCTTGTGCCTGCTCTGGCTATGGGCCACTGTGTTCCCTTGTTTCATTCTTGGCTCACTGTACATTAAAGCTGGATAATGATCTGAACAAGAGATGGGAAAGggaaacaaaagagaagcaaaGCAAATCTGTGTTGCCAGTAAACCTCATGGAAGAAAATAAGGAGGATAGCATGTATAACAGAAAATTATAAGTGCAAAAATGTTTGTAACATTTGCTAATGAGTAAAATAAATGTGAATGCTGCAGAAGCAAGCAGTGCCGGTTACTGGAGTGTTTTTACCCACAGTGCTGGGGTGTAAAGTTGCACTTTCAGCATGTTTACACTTTGGTCCCCTTGTTAAATGATTCAGTAATTGTCGTCGTCCACAGGCTGATTTTTAAATGTCGAACAGAACAAGAAACAGTGAGGAATCCTCCAGTCTTTTCTCATAACTAAAGTCTCCCGGCTCTGATGGGGGAATCTGCTCTAATGAGAATAATGAGCCGtgtgcaggggagcagcagctgcacccgGCAGCGGGGGTCAGCTGGGATGGGATATATGGGATCGGATATATGGGATGGGATATATGGGATGGGAGCAGCCGTGGGCTGGCAGGTGGCAGAGCGAAGTGGGCAGGGATTTCTCTCAGCCAATAGCAGAAGCTGTCTTTCAGCACGATCTGCATCGCCGACTTTCTATGAGGTTGGGttcggttttttttttttttttttttatttccctttccgCTTTTCCTTTCACTATCAAGAAGGCTGGCGGTGTGGGGTGCAGATGGGGCACCTCTGGCCAGTTCCATATCTATGGCACGACTGCCAGCCAGTGACAATCAGCGGGAGGAGGAACGTGTGTGGAAGGGACCGGCTCGGGGGCACTATTGTGTCTGTTGCTGCCGGAGACTTTTGAAAATGGCAGTTCTGCCTTGAGGATATTTTCATATTCTCCTGATTGCAGGTTTGGTTTGTTGGTGTgggtatctttttttttttttttttttttaacttgaagGTGTCAGTTTGCTCTTGAAGCTGTGActttcatttgtttatttatttatttactggaTTTATTTTATGGCTAATGTAAGTTAAATTACCTACTGGCATTTTCTGCTCAAATTAATGCTGTTTTTGTTGGAAGAGGAGACTGTCTCAGACTACCAAAGTTTACTTCCAAATAAGCACTACTTCCTACTTTGCAGGATAAAGCCATATAAATTTGTGGATAATAACATTCTGTGGATAAGAATTTGCCTGTCTTTTTGTCCTCGTTGCTGTGCCAGTTAGCAGATACCTCTGCTTTGATCTTTCCTCCTTGTGAGACATACAAGCAAGGTGTTGTTATTTTGTTTGCTAGTTAAAAGGCAGGCAAGATGAGTATTAAACAGATTAATCAGTCTATATGTGTAGTTCCACATATTGTGGAATTGTGACATTTGGCCAGTGGCTTTTTCCTGCTAAAGCAAGTTTAGGTAGAACTGAATTCCATGCAATTAAGTATTAGTCATGCTACTGTTTGATAATGCATTTTAGAAATGTTTCATGGTGCAGGGTAGTGGCTCTTTGTCTCATATAAGTACTTTGTAGTGCTGATATAGGAAGCTTGTGTTTGAAAATAAGTGGCTATTATCAAATAAGGGTTTTGGTtggaaaaataatataatagtCGTGTGTCAGTATTCACTTTCCCTGAGACATACATCAAATGGGCTAGTTCATAGGACAGTGAAGAAATTCAGCTTGGTCTATGTTCTGCATATAACTGAGGTCAAGATTTTAGAAGCAATCCACAATAATTTTGTGTGGATTTGTAATTTTGTCCCAGTTTTCCTGATATGTGGAGTATAAAATTTCAAACGTACCAAATATTCACAGCTGTAGTCAGATTTAACTAATTCAGATTTGGTCTGCTAATCACTGAATACTGTGTTGAGTAATTGCTCACATCCTGGATATTAGTCCTAAATTAGGATTTTTAACTATTTTAGAAACCAAAATTGTTTCTTAACAACTTCAGAGTTATCTGTCAAATAGAATGAAACTTCATGGCTGAAGCTGAAGGTCACTTACAAGGAGCTTGAGCTGTCTGTAGGATTGTGTTTTTCCCAGAAACCTACTGTCATCATTAGTCACACCTCAGTTTTTACTGGGACAGTACTGTGCCATTTGCAACTTTTTCTAGCTCTCAAGGAAAAGATGACCTTAACCTGTTGAAGAGTTTATCAGTCAACCTAATACTTACAATGACTGAGCACATAACattgttatttatttaaaattgtattttaagcACTGAAATTACCTTACTAAATGATCTTCCATAAAGCTGCAATTATAGTTTCTACCCAGTGACTATGTAGGAATGTGCTAGAAGTGTTCCTTATTTTCCTTAGTGATGACACAAACTCTGTGTGGGGGACTCCTACAGTAAAGTTTTGATGTTTTGATTGTCAAACTCCATGGTCTCAACAGAACCATCTCCAGACACAGGATAATATTATGCATCGTGTTTCCTTGCTTCAGGGTCCTTTTGTGCTGCAGCCCATGCGTGCTGTAATGGCAAGCCTGTTCTTGGGTGGGGGATCACATTTTGTGGATTTCTCTGGAAGTTCTTCCTAAGCCTGTGAAGCAGCATCTCTATAGGTCCCCTGGAGTCCCTTCCCTGTGACCATGCTGCAGAGTTTACCTTTAAGGAGCGAGGTTTTCAGACCTGCAGTGCTCTTCAGAGTGAGACCCTGAGAGGCTGCCCCTGGAAACTGAGGGATTTCATTGCAGAGCGAGGGC
This genomic window from Zonotrichia albicollis isolate bZonAlb1 chromosome 1, bZonAlb1.hap1, whole genome shotgun sequence contains:
- the MPPE1 gene encoding metallophosphoesterase 1 isoform X2, producing the protein MPACSGGLSRPLSGPSRPPRPLSRSVPPIPGPVPPIPGPSLPILGLIRPIPAYPSGLSRPILWLIPAYPGGLSRGPTRFIPPAVPALAMALPVVHRCLQLTDENEQLVKKVKKLHIKNKELERNLDQIQEQLYLQQLMHVCGTSRDVQVQTETHLWPKGGDSKDLVLESDSVRLLQMYNELQKRYVKETKTNKEQSEAIKNLTIKINELEHNLQEQRQRIEQLECKKVSWKTSAVSRKRSQTPEGGVTSHKDISAEKEACCGRYLGNGTVYFDDVPSSMPSRENAFYFSRNSHSRLFLLLQPAVFKMFFSFLKTGCIKIAFYNLGFLLAFVIKCLLFSLFLKWICYCNQRWECWLYLVLVFILVRCICADLLVIVFAAPALVFRHWVTE
- the MPPE1 gene encoding metallophosphoesterase 1 isoform X3; translated protein: MPACSGGLSRPLSGPSRPPRPLSRSVPPIPGPVPPIPGPSLPILGLIRPIPAYPSGLSRPILWLIPAYPGGLSRGPTRFIPPAVPALAMALPVVHRCLQLTDENEQLVKKVKKLHIKNKELERNLDQIQEQLYLQQLMHVCGTSRELLQMYNELQKRYVKETKTNKEQSEAIKNLTIKINELEHNLQEQRQRIEQLECKKVSWKTSAVSRKRSQTPEGGVTSHKDISAEKEACCGRYLGNGTVYFDDVPSSMPSRENAFYFSRNSHSRLFLLLQPAVFKMFFSFLKTGCIKIAFYNLGFLLAFVIKCLLFSLFLKWICYCNQRWECWLYLVLVFILVRCICADLLVIVFAAPALVFRHWVTE
- the MPPE1 gene encoding metallophosphoesterase 1 isoform X4, which translates into the protein MPACSGGLSRPLSGPSRPPRPLSRSVPPIPGPVPPIPGPSLPILGLIRPIPAYPSGLSRPILWLIPAYPGGLSRGPTRFIPPAVPALAMALPVVHRCLQLTDENEQLVKKVKKLHIKNKELERNLDQIQEQLYLQQLMHVCGTSRDVQVQTETHLWPKGGDSKDLVLESDSVRLLQMYNELQKRYVKETKTNKEQSEAIKNLTIKINELEHNLQEQRQRIEQLECKKVSWKTSAVSRKRSQTPEGGVTSHKDISAEKEACCGRYLELLLKEIKKLKKENGKLSAEKRALKNELAGLDKDFFEEIEDLKHAVQESVKLNNEYEKCLKQISVMYGFPFTAHL